The nucleotide sequence TTCCACTTGTGCCAATGCCTGCATACGGCCGTGGAATGAGTAGCCCGGATTGTAGCCCTTATCGGCATCGTCCAGCATCAGGCGACCGTGATCCACACGCATCGGGAGAGTCGGATTCTCTTTTTCGAAAATGCGAATCAGGTCAATCAACCGACCGCGTCCTTCGAGGTGAGAGGATTCGATGAAGTTGCCGTTTTCCATCACGTTTGTACTACGCAGGTGAACGAAATGGGTACGTTTGGCATATTTGGCTGCCAAGGCCGGAACATCATTATGGATTCCCGCACTTAATGAACCCGCACAGAAAGTCAATCCGTTGTGAGGATTATCCACGGCATTCAGTAACCAGTCGATGTCATTCTCGCAGGTCACGATGCGAGGCAATCCCAATACCTGGAAGGGAGGGTCATCGGGGTGTACGCACATATTTACGCCAGATTCTTCACACACCGGCATAATGGCTGCGAGGAAGTAGCGCATATTTTCGCGCAACCGATCGCGGTCAATGCCTTCATATTGCTTTAGCAAACGACGGAAGATAGCCACCGGATTCTGGTCGCCCTCTTTGATATTTCCGTTTACGAATCCCTGAGTCTTCACGATGATGGTATCGACCAAATCGTCTTTCTCTGCTTCGGTGATGACTTTATCGAGTTCGGCAACCTTAGCTAATTCTTCAGCTGTGTAATCCTGTTCTGCTCCTTCGCGCTGCAAAATGCGGGTATCGAAGTATGCAAAACGCACTTTATCGAAATAGAGCGATGATGTACCGTCAGCCCACGGATGCGCCAGGTCGGTGCGAATCCAGTCAATGACCGGCATAAAATTATAGCAAACGGTCTTTACACCGCATTTCCCCAGATTGGCCAGACTTACTTTGTAGTTCTCAATCAGCTGGTCACGTTCCGGGCCGGCATATTTAATCGCTTCGCTGACCGGCAGACTTTCCACTACAGACCAGCGAAGACCAAAGGATTCGATGTAATTTTTCAGGTCTTCAATGGCTTCTACAGTCCAGATTTCGCCATTGGGAATATCGTGCAGGGCAGTTACGATACCTTCCACTCCGATTTGTCTCAGCATCGAAAGCGTAATCTTATCCTTCTTGCCAAACCAACGCCATGTTTTTTCCATAGGTAATATTTTTGTATTGTTTGTTCGATTGTTCTTTTACGGCTTTGTGGTGGGTTTGGGAAAGGACAGAGGCAACTTGCATACCCCTGCCTTTCCGCTACCACACAACCATCACCACTTGACTAGTTATTTAGACAACAGACATGTCCTCACGGACACAAGATTTTTATATTGAAATGTTAGTTATGATGTTTCAGATTCAGCTTAATCTTCATCAGTTCATCCAGATCATGCACCGGACGTTCGATGTCGTAAGGAATCGGACGCTTTGAGAATTGCTGGAAATAGAGCAGACAGGCATCTTTCCACCACACCGCATCGCGCGACTGAATGCGCAGTTTGAATTGTATCTGGCTGAATCGTTCATTATCCACATATTGCTCCATCTGATCCCAGAGAGTCTGGTAATGACGAACCTGTTTTACTCCTGAGTCATATTTATAGCAAAGCTCATTCCACAAGGTATTTCCGCTTTTCATCTTATAGTCCCACGGCACATGATGAAACCAGAGCAGGTACTTCTCCGGGCAGGTGGAAAGGTTATTATATTCTTCCTTTAAAGGAGAATAATATTGTGAAACAGCATTGCTTCCCTGCGTAGTTCGATCAAATCCTAGTCCCACGCTATCTGCCTTGTGGTAATAGCGGGGCAACCAATCCTCACGCGCCCCTGGCACTTCACACCAGGGCTCAGGCCCGTAGTGGTGTTCCCAGGCAAATATGTGATGTAGCCCAAGTGGCATCATGTAGCTGACCACCGTTTCGTGTGAGGTAGTCATTATATCTTTTACCGGATTGACAAAAGCCGGATCTCCGGTAAAAGTCATCTTGATCCATTCGTCGGCAATATCAGATGCGGTGAGATTGTTGTTCCAAGCCATGCGTCCGAATGCGTACCAGTTAGCCTGCGCAAAGGTGTATCCGCACCAGTTGGCATCCTCACCGATATTGGCAACACCGGCAATGGCCGTAACCGGTTGTTTAAACAATGTACCGTCGGTTACTTTGGCAATTGTTGAACCTTTTCCTTTGCAATAAGTATCGCTTTGCAAAAACTCCTGCCACAACGATGCAAGGAAAACCAGGTGATTGGAAAATCCAAGATACTCCTGCGTGATTTGCCATTCGGGCATCAGGGGCGTTTTCTTCATTGCTCCGAAAAGCGGACTAAATGCTTCCCTTGGCTGGAAGTCAATCGGACCGTTTTTCACCTGAATAATCACATTGTCCCTGAACTTGCCATCCAGCGGTTGAAACTCTTTGTAGGCCAATTTTGCCCGTTCGTCTTTTCCCGGGGAATAGACGAACGCCCGCCACATCACGATTCCTTTGTGAGGTTTGAGAGCATCGGCCAGCATATTGGCTCCGTCAGCATGGGTGCGACCATAGTCCTGTGGGCCGGGAAGCCCTTCGGAATTGGCTTTTACCAGAAATCCTCCGAAGTCTGGAATCAGTTTGTAGATCTCATCTGCTTTATCCTTCCACCATTTCCGTACCGCCGGTTTTAACGGATCGGAATCCGGCAAGCCTCCCAGTTTGGCTGGAGAAGAAAAGTTGATGGAGAGATAGACCTTGATATTATAAGGACGCAACGCTCCGGCAATCGCTTTCACCTTTTGAAGATTAGCTGTCGAGAGCATCTCGGGTGAAGCATTTACGTTATTGAGCACCGAACCGTTAATGCCGATTGATGCATTTGCCCTTGCATATTCGGTATATCTGGGCGAAACCATTCCCGGTAGTTCATCCCATTTCCAGATGGAACGACCGGCATAACCACGCTCCACCGTTCCATCCAGATTGTCCCAGTGATTAAGCACACGGACGTTGTAGGACGGCTTTTCAGTAATATTCAGTTCGTCATTTGCCTTGCCGGTTTGGATCAGCCTCAACAGGTGAAATGCACCGTACAAAAGACCCTTATCCGATTCTGAAGCGATAACTGTCAGTTGCTTTCCATCCAGCTGTACCGTTTTGATGATATATCCTTCCGGGCCTGATTGCTTCAGCGAAGTTGACAAGCCCAAACGTGCAATTGTCTTATTCCCGGATGTTGCAAAAAGCAGGCTTTTATTTTCCAACTGAGAAGAGACCTCGGGCAAACGCCCGGTCATGGCTGAAACAGCACGTCGATACTCTTTTACGGCCAACAACGAAGTATCTCCGGTAACTTTTGTAAGTGGCATAGCAGCTACCTTTGTTGCCGCAAAACGCAGCCACAACTGGTGGCCATCTTCAGCAAACGAATTAAGGACCGATATGCAGGCAATAAACCCAATTCCTATACATTTTTTCATTCAGGTAAATTCAAAAATTATTGATTGCCACCTCCTTCAATGGTTTTAATCGTTCCATCTTCGTTATACTCCAGTTCTACCACCTTGATGCTTCGCAACCAGGTCTTACCACCTGATGGCACACTGTCGTGATGGAACAGATACCATTTCCCCTTAAACTCTACAATGGAATGGTGCGTAGTCCAACCGACTACAGGAGTCAGGATAACGCCCTGGTAAGTAAACGGTCCATACGGATTATCGCCCACCGCATAACAGAGTTTATGGGTATCTCCCGTTGAATAGGAGAAATAATATTTACCGTTGTATTTGTGCATCCAGGGGCCTTCAAAGTAGCGACGGTCATTGTCACCGGCTTTCAGGGGTTCGCCTTTTTCATCGATAATCACGACATCACGCGGCTCTTCGGCAAACTCCAGCATATCGTCACTGAGTTTGGCTACGCGAGCATATAACGCCGGTTCATCATCGGCAGGAAATGCTGGATTCTCAATCGCTTTATTGTCCCGGTAACGCTGCAACTGACCGCCCCACAATCCACCGAAGTAGATGTAATAGTTAGTCTCGTTGTCCTCGAGCACAGCCGGGTCAATTGAGAAACTGCCTTTGATAGGGTCGCTTTGCGGAATAAACGGACCTTCCGGTTTATCGCTGACGGCCACGCCAATGCGGAAAATATCGTTCTTGTCTTTTAATGGGAAATAGAGATAGTATTTACCGTTTTTGCAAGCTGCATCAGGCGCCCACAACTGACGTCCGGACCATGGAATATCTTTTACATCCAACGCCACACCATGATCAGTCACTTCGCCATCTATATCCTCCATCGAAAACACGTGGTAATCACGCATATCGAAGTGGTCGCCGTTATCGTTTTCGGGAATGCCCGATTCGATGTCGTGAGAGGGATAAATGTATATCTTTCCGTTGAACACGTGAGCAGAAGGGTCTGCGGTATAGAGATCTTTTACTAAGTAGCGTGGTGTTTTCATCATATAATTGCTTTAGTATTTTTGAGAAATGAATTAACGGGAAGCCTCTTCGATGATGGTTTGCACCACCGCTTTAGGCTGATAGTTGCGGTCAAAGAGCAGCGGATAATCTTTTCGTCCGCGAATAGGCCAGTCATTGCGCCAGGTTTGATGATCGGTAACTCCCCAGAGTGTCACCCGGCTGATCTGATCACTGTGTTTGAGGAAAAGGCGGAAAAACTCTCCCATACGGTTATTCCAGGTTGTCGATACGGAATCGGGCAAACCATTCGCATAAGGATTCATCCCCTTTTCGAAAGCAACCTTTTGAGCGACATCTGCTCCCTGGTAAGGAGAAGGCAATACAGTCATATCCAGTTCCGAGATGGATATTTTGACTCCCAATGCAGCAAAAGCTTCTATACTTTTTTCTTCATCAGCTACCGTTGGGAAATCCATTGAAAAGTGTCCCTGCATACCGATACCATCGACTTTGACTCCCTGCTTCTGAAGATTGCGGATCATTTTCACAACCCCTTCCCTTTTACCGGGCAATGCCATAGAGTAGTCGTTATAAATCAACAGTGCTTTGGGATCTGCTTTCCGTGCAAACTGAAATGCCAACCGAATATAGTCTTCGCCAATTATTTGATAGAATTTGCTTGGTCGGA is from Parabacteroides sp. FAFU027 and encodes:
- the uxuA gene encoding mannonate dehydratase encodes the protein MEKTWRWFGKKDKITLSMLRQIGVEGIVTALHDIPNGEIWTVEAIEDLKNYIESFGLRWSVVESLPVSEAIKYAGPERDQLIENYKVSLANLGKCGVKTVCYNFMPVIDWIRTDLAHPWADGTSSLYFDKVRFAYFDTRILQREGAEQDYTAEELAKVAELDKVITEAEKDDLVDTIIVKTQGFVNGNIKEGDQNPVAIFRRLLKQYEGIDRDRLRENMRYFLAAIMPVCEESGVNMCVHPDDPPFQVLGLPRIVTCENDIDWLLNAVDNPHNGLTFCAGSLSAGIHNDVPALAAKYAKRTHFVHLRSTNVMENGNFIESSHLEGRGRLIDLIRIFEKENPTLPMRVDHGRLMLDDADKGYNPGYSFHGRMQALAQVEGIMAVVNDDLKR
- a CDS encoding glycoside hydrolase family 43 protein; this translates as MMKTPRYLVKDLYTADPSAHVFNGKIYIYPSHDIESGIPENDNGDHFDMRDYHVFSMEDIDGEVTDHGVALDVKDIPWSGRQLWAPDAACKNGKYYLYFPLKDKNDIFRIGVAVSDKPEGPFIPQSDPIKGSFSIDPAVLEDNETNYYIYFGGLWGGQLQRYRDNKAIENPAFPADDEPALYARVAKLSDDMLEFAEEPRDVVIIDEKGEPLKAGDNDRRYFEGPWMHKYNGKYYFSYSTGDTHKLCYAVGDNPYGPFTYQGVILTPVVGWTTHHSIVEFKGKWYLFHHDSVPSGGKTWLRSIKVVELEYNEDGTIKTIEGGGNQ
- a CDS encoding endo-1,4-beta-xylanase, whose translation is MQIKRSLVAAVALLTIIFTPGKCIAQQTVKDALKGKFLIGAAINDDQVTGKDSLSDKILIQHFNSITAENCMKSEVVQPEEGKFDFTQADRFIAFGEKLNMSIHGHVLIWHSQAPKWFFVDKNGKDVSRKVLIERMKKYITTVMKRYKGRIKSWDVVNEAIMDDGSFRPSKFYQIIGEDYIRLAFQFARKADPKALLIYNDYSMALPGKREGVVKMIRNLQKQGVKVDGIGMQGHFSMDFPTVADEEKSIEAFAALGVKISISELDMTVLPSPYQGADVAQKVAFEKGMNPYANGLPDSVSTTWNNRMGEFFRLFLKHSDQISRVTLWGVTDHQTWRNDWPIRGRKDYPLLFDRNYQPKAVVQTIIEEASR
- a CDS encoding alpha-glucuronidase family glycosyl hydrolase, yielding MKKCIGIGFIACISVLNSFAEDGHQLWLRFAATKVAAMPLTKVTGDTSLLAVKEYRRAVSAMTGRLPEVSSQLENKSLLFATSGNKTIARLGLSTSLKQSGPEGYIIKTVQLDGKQLTVIASESDKGLLYGAFHLLRLIQTGKANDELNITEKPSYNVRVLNHWDNLDGTVERGYAGRSIWKWDELPGMVSPRYTEYARANASIGINGSVLNNVNASPEMLSTANLQKVKAIAGALRPYNIKVYLSINFSSPAKLGGLPDSDPLKPAVRKWWKDKADEIYKLIPDFGGFLVKANSEGLPGPQDYGRTHADGANMLADALKPHKGIVMWRAFVYSPGKDERAKLAYKEFQPLDGKFRDNVIIQVKNGPIDFQPREAFSPLFGAMKKTPLMPEWQITQEYLGFSNHLVFLASLWQEFLQSDTYCKGKGSTIAKVTDGTLFKQPVTAIAGVANIGEDANWCGYTFAQANWYAFGRMAWNNNLTASDIADEWIKMTFTGDPAFVNPVKDIMTTSHETVVSYMMPLGLHHIFAWEHHYGPEPWCEVPGAREDWLPRYYHKADSVGLGFDRTTQGSNAVSQYYSPLKEEYNNLSTCPEKYLLWFHHVPWDYKMKSGNTLWNELCYKYDSGVKQVRHYQTLWDQMEQYVDNERFSQIQFKLRIQSRDAVWWKDACLLYFQQFSKRPIPYDIERPVHDLDELMKIKLNLKHHN